In the Clostridium gelidum genome, TGTTCTTTTAGCTTTATTATCAACTGCCATTTTATCCTCCTAAAATTATAAGGTTTAATTTAATAATATTTTATACCATTATAGCATAATTATAATATGAGTAAATAAATAACACAATATAAAGGTGTTGATAATGCAATATTATACCAAACGAAAACCCCATAAATATATATCATTTATAGTTGCTATTATTTTTATAATTGTCATTTTTAATATAATGATAGGATTTTTTGATAAAAGAGTCATGCCGCCAATAACAGAAATAGCAATAATGATGGCAAAATCTCAAACATTAGATATAATAAACAAAAAAAGTGTAGAGATTTTATCACAGGAATTTAAATATGATGAAATGATAAAAATAGAAAAAGATAAGGAAGGAAATATAATTTTAGTTCAATCAGATACTATAAAATTAAATTATATAGCGGCTAAATTATCTACAGAATGTAATAAAGAATTAAGTGATATGAATAATACTACCATAAAAGTTCCTTTTGGATGGTTGGGCGATAAAAGTGCTTTTTATAATTTAGGACCTACAATAACTATGCAGATAGAGCCTATGGGGAATATTAGTACAAATTATGAATCGAAATTTGAAAGTGCTGGAATTAATCAAACTAGACATAAAATATATCTAAATGTTAATGCTAAAATAAGATTGAAACTACCACTGAAAAATCAAGATATCGAAGTTAACACACAAATGCCAGTTTCAGATACAATTATAGTTGGGAAAATACCAAATACAACCTTTGGATTTCCAACAAATAATCAAAATGTAGATAACAAAAGTGGAAACTAAACTTATGTGATATCCTACCGAAATTGAATACATATTTGTTCCATAGGACTAAGAAAATTTCGCTGGAAGTTTCTAAATGGTAGGTTGCACCCATTCCTGCATGTTCCTGAGGCAAGCTCAGGACAAGCAGAAATGGAACAACCTACCATTAAGAAACATCAACAGTTCATTTTCAATGCCTATTCCACAAATATGTATCCAATTTCTTTGTTTATATATATGGCTAAATGTAGTAAATAGTGAATATAAAATATAAGGATAACTTCTGATGAGGCAACTGAAAAACTGAAAAATATTACTAATGCTAATGAATTATCCAAGAGATTAGTTGAAAAATAAACAATTAATAAGTATATTTCTTATTTTGTGAACAAAAAATTATAAAAAATGCTATCAACAAGTTATTCATAACGTGAAAAATATAATTAGCCTATATCTTATTTTACATAGTAATTTAAGATATAGGCTTTGCTTTAAGTAGGATAAAAGTCTCGATATATATTTTTAGCTAAAAGGTTTCTTTTCTACTCCCAATTAAATACATAAGGCACATTTCTATAAAAATCACCATAATTTAATCCGTATCCAACTACAAATAAATCTTCAATTTCAAAGCAACAATAATCTGGATTTATCTCAATTTTTCTTCG is a window encoding:
- the yunB gene encoding sporulation protein YunB, with translation MQYYTKRKPHKYISFIVAIIFIIVIFNIMIGFFDKRVMPPITEIAIMMAKSQTLDIINKKSVEILSQEFKYDEMIKIEKDKEGNIILVQSDTIKLNYIAAKLSTECNKELSDMNNTTIKVPFGWLGDKSAFYNLGPTITMQIEPMGNISTNYESKFESAGINQTRHKIYLNVNAKIRLKLPLKNQDIEVNTQMPVSDTIIVGKIPNTTFGFPTNNQNVDNKSGN